A single window of Dendropsophus ebraccatus isolate aDenEbr1 chromosome 5, aDenEbr1.pat, whole genome shotgun sequence DNA harbors:
- the LOC138793438 gene encoding CREB/ATF bZIP transcription factor-like — protein MKHRLRERPKAAATGRARRRDRRGRAAPPKETSAPEEWGAPCDGSLLSELDELLCTDEPNTWWKEDERPEEPSLTDLLQQLVSSDDLPELRPLQEASSCVINAETPDAVPHMAARRRGAGNKNAVAARLNRLRKKEYVSGLECKVARLSDENTRLERERRALGDRVRELESEARYLRAVLANDSALSQLLSRLTGVGGVKLSTSLFRDPPGRPDDHDYALPGLVRTAEREEDAAAPSGGVCTAEREEDAATAPSGGVCLHVDKEKVSVEFCQACARSAASATKIFSFR, from the coding sequence ATGAAACACCGGCTGAGAGAACGACCTAAGGCCGCCGCCACTGGCCGCGCTAGAAGGAGAGACAGACGGGGTCGTGCAGCGCCACCTAAAGAGACTTCTGCGCCTGAGGAGTGGGGCGCGCCCTGTGACGGCTCCTTACTGTCCGAGCTCGACGAGCTGCTGTGCACGGACGAGCCCAACACCTGGTGGAAGGAAGACGAGCGGCCGGAGGAGCCTTCCCTCACCgacctcctgcagcagctggtaTCGTCTGACGACCTCCCGGAgctgcgccccctgcaggaggcCTCGTCCTGTGTGATAAACGCCGAGACGCCTGATGCAGTACCGCACATGGCCGCTAGGCGGCGCGGCGCCGGCAATAAGAACGCAGTGGCCGCTCGCCTCAACCGCCTGCGCAAGAAGGAGTACGTCAGCGGCCTGGAGTGCAAGGTGGCCCGGCTGTCAGATGAGAACACCCGGCTAGAGCGGGAGCGGAGGGCCCTGGGGGACCGAGTCCGGGAGCTGGAGTCCGAGGCCCGCTACCTGAGGGCGGTGCTGGCCAATGACAGCGCTCTATCGCAGCTGCTGAGCCGGCTGACAGGAGTGGGCGGAGTCAAGCTGTCTACGTCACTCTTCCGCGACCCACCTGGGAGGCCTGATGACCACGATTACGCGCTGCCAGGACTTGTGCGCACAGCGGAGCGGGAGGAGGACGCAGCAGCGCCATCTGGTGGAGTGTGCACAGCGGAGCGGGAGGAGGACGCTGCAACAGCGCCATCTGGTGGAGTGTGCCTGCATGTGGACAAGGAGAAGGTGTCAGTGGAGTTCTGCCAGGCCTGTGCCCGCAGCGCGGCCTCTGCAACCAAAAT